The following proteins come from a genomic window of Desulfobacteraceae bacterium:
- a CDS encoding tetratricopeptide repeat protein — MRLCAFFTAPWRRALKSRWVAASGALALALLLTAAAGSQALAAGGTIQLSADDQFGFAREAAEKGAYTQAVFEFRRFVYFFPDDPRAGEARMAIGRALFMDRQFREAISAFREVVEKEGGRLAETALLEISAAHLALGETRAALQALDELLAVTADDDMRDRVWLRVGWIYLDQGEFDAARQAFARVRPESREKLGIGEIEEGLDRAGDISRKSPAAAGIFSLVPGGGYLYTGLKRDALVALLVNGAFAAAAWEAFDNDLPVLGGLLTTVGLGFYAGNIYGGVSSAHKFNRQQEKAFVERLRQDSRLRLGASPGGRGGWLALDIPF, encoded by the coding sequence GCCCCTTGGCGGCGGGCCTTAAAATCCCGTTGGGTTGCGGCCAGCGGCGCGCTGGCTCTGGCATTGCTGCTGACGGCGGCCGCCGGCTCCCAGGCCCTGGCAGCCGGCGGCACGATCCAGCTGAGCGCCGACGACCAATTTGGCTTCGCCCGGGAGGCCGCAGAAAAGGGCGCCTACACCCAGGCGGTCTTCGAGTTCCGGCGCTTCGTCTATTTTTTCCCCGACGACCCGCGCGCGGGGGAGGCCCGCATGGCCATCGGCCGCGCCCTGTTCATGGACCGGCAGTTCCGGGAGGCGATCAGCGCTTTTCGGGAGGTGGTGGAAAAGGAGGGCGGCCGGCTGGCGGAAACGGCCCTGCTTGAGATCAGCGCCGCCCACCTGGCCCTGGGGGAGACCCGGGCGGCCCTGCAGGCCCTCGACGAGCTGCTGGCCGTGACGGCTGACGACGACATGAGGGACCGGGTCTGGCTGCGGGTGGGCTGGATTTATCTCGACCAGGGGGAGTTTGACGCCGCACGGCAGGCCTTTGCCCGGGTGCGGCCGGAGAGCCGGGAGAAGCTGGGCATCGGAGAAATCGAGGAAGGTCTTGACCGCGCGGGGGATATTTCCCGTAAAAGCCCGGCGGCCGCCGGCATTTTCTCGCTGGTGCCCGGCGGGGGCTACCTTTACACCGGTTTGAAGCGCGACGCCCTGGTGGCCTTACTGGTCAACGGCGCCTTTGCCGCGGCTGCCTGGGAGGCCTTCGACAACGACCTGCCGGTCTTGGGCGGGCTGCTGACGACAGTCGGGCTGGGGTTTTACGCCGGCAACATCTACGGCGGGGTCAGCAGCGCCCACAAGTTCAACCGGCAGCAGGAAAAAGCCTTCGTCGAGCGCCTGCGCCAGGACAGCCGCTTGCGCCTGGGCGCCAGCCCCGGCGGCCGGGGAGGGTGGCTGGCCCTCGACATCCCCTTCTAA